Within the Scytonema millei VB511283 genome, the region CATATCACCTTTGGTACGGATGCCTCCTAAAGTATATATAATCCGTTCTATTGGCTTTGCCACCGGATCGAGAAGCGTTCTCTTTTCTAAGAAAACAGAGGCGATGTAGCTACCAAAGAAAGGAGTGATGGCTACCAAAATAATGAGTGTTATTGCAATTTGAAAAAATCCTTGCCACATATATATTTAAAATTGATATGTTTGATAGCAAAGTAGGTTTTGTTCACCTTATGCTTGAGATTCTGCTGACTTTATCCTGTAGAGTAAGCTCACCACCTGCTAATATCAATGGTTTTTTCTGTTCCAAACTATAACAACATAATTATTTGAGCAGTCTGCTAAATATTTATGACTTGTAATAACTTAGCTGATGTTACTTAAATTTTACAATTGAGTTTAGATATAAGTTTTATCTTGCTACTGTTTATACAATGACAAGAAAAAGAGCAGCGATCGCATAGAGTAGACTATATATATAATTTATTCTCTTGTTATATCTGTCGGTATAGTTAGAACTAAACACTGACTAAACACTCCCTCCAGTAGAGACAAACAGTAAGATATATCGGAGATTGCCTAGATTTTTTCGTTAAAGATGACAAAATAATAATTAAAGAATCGAACGAGGATAAGACCATCGCACTTCACAAAAACTTTAGCTGGAGTTCGCTGTGGCAAGTTATTAGCCTATTTGCAGTAGTGCTGATACTAGAGTTCGTGACTCCTGTAGATTATGTCTTTGGCTATCTTTACACGGGACCAATCCTAATTTCAGCTTCCCGCTTGGGTAGAAAAGCAACATTTTACACTACTCTTGCTGCTGTAGGATTGACAATTTTAAATTTATGGCTGCCTGGGGATAAGATTGCAGAACCTTCAACGGTAGCTAGTCGCATCATTGCCGCGATCGCTCTGATTGTGACAGGAATCTTGGGCGATCGCAACCGTCAATACGAAATTGCGATCGCTCAACAACAAGTTCAGTTACAATCTCAACAGGAATTGGCTAGAGTCAGAGAAGATTTTGCCTCGACGCTTACCCACGACTTAAAAACTCCGTTACTCGGTGCGATTGAAACTCTCAAAGCTTGGGAACAAGGAAAATTTGGCACGGTTACGCCTACCCATCACAAGATTTTAGAAAAAATAATCCGTTCGCATCAGTCTAGATTACAACTGGTGGAAACCTTGCTAGACGTTTATCGCAACGACACGGAAGGATTGCAATTACAACTAGCGCCTGTGGATTTAGTCACAATCGCGCAAGCAGCGATCGCCTCCTTGACAGATCTCGCTGCTTCGCGTCAAATTTATATCAATTTGGGATATGGCGACTCAGATTTTCGCCGCGCCATGCGAGTAAATGGTGACGCGCTGCAATTAGCACGGGTGTTTACCAATCTCCTCACCAACGGAATTAATCATTCGCGTCGCGGTGGTAAGGTAGAAGTGGTATTTGAATCCCAGACGGGATATTGCCTTGTCAAAGTTTTGGATAACGGTTTGGGAATTACCAGCGAACAACTACCCCATTTATTTGAACGATTTTATCAGGGACATAGCGATCGTCAAGCGAAAGGTTCGGGTTTGGGACTCTACCTAACACGGCAAATTATTTCCGCGCGTGGCGGTACAATTTGGGCAGAGAATCGTTTGCCTCAAGGTGCGCTGTTCTGTTTTCGCTTACCCGCTTTGTCAGTTTATACATAAGAATGTCTCCTTCCTTACGGTTACTCCTGGTTGAAGATGACGAACTCTTTCGCCTTGGTTTAGAAGTCAAATTGCAACAAGAATCGGATATCGAAATCGTTGCTGAAGCGGAGGATGGAGAAACAGCCGTAGAAATGGTACAGCGTCACGCCCTCGATGTGGTATTACTCGATGTAGGATTACCTGGAATTGGCGGTGTAGAGGCGTGTCGGCAAATTAAACAGCAAAATCCTCAGCTACCAGTTTTAGTTTTAACTTCTCATTCTCAAAAGTCTTTGATTGCGCGGTTGATTGCCGCAGGAGCAGCGGGTTATTGTTTGAAAGGGATTGCTGCCGAGACTTTGATTTTAGCAATTCGTTCGGTGGCTGCTGGTGCTTCTTGGTGGGATCGCACGGCAACCACAGAAATTCGCACTACATTCGAGCATAACCCAGATACGGGTGAGGCGATCGCAACTCCAGCCGAATCGACTTTACCGCTAACACAACGAGAACGAGAGATTTTAGCTTTGATTGCGGCGGGTAAGTCTAACCAAGAAATTGCTTCTACCCTATACATTACCCCAGGTACGGTGAGGGTACACGTCCATACCATTATCCAGAAATTAGGAGTACGCGATAACTTCGTTAAGCTTCGCTAACGAACCCAGGCGGCGGTGTTGGCAATTTAGAATAAATGGATTGCAGGTGGGTAAGGGCGGGTTTACCAGCAATCTCTGCTGCTTATCTAGATCTCGGTGAACCCGCCCTTACATTTTCCAAGCCACGACTAAATCGCTAAATTTCATAAAGATATTCAAACAATTTTCTCCCCTTTGTGCAAGTGCAGCTAAGCTATTCGGAGATTCAAACCGACCAAGAGCTGTATAGCGAGGATGTCAAATATGACCTATACGATCGCCACTGCTAATATGAAAGGGGGTGTCGGCAAAACGACTCTCAGCGTCAACTTAGCCACGGCGCTAGCAAAAGAGCATGGTAAGCGAGTATTGATTTTTGACTTAGATACCCAAATTAGCGCCACTCTCAGCTTAATGGCTCCCACAGAGTTTGCTAACTATAGAAAAAGAAAGCGTACCCTCAAGAATTTTATTAATCAAATTATTCAGCCGAATCCACCAGCTAAAATTCCGATTCAAGATGCAATTCATCGTTCTGTCTGTAACATCAATAACCTGGATTTGTTACCAGGAGATATTGAGTTATATGACGAATATATGGTGGCAGAAATGCTACATGAAAAAGCTTTTGAAGTCGATCGCTTGG harbors:
- a CDS encoding sensor histidine kinase is translated as MALHKNFSWSSLWQVISLFAVVLILEFVTPVDYVFGYLYTGPILISASRLGRKATFYTTLAAVGLTILNLWLPGDKIAEPSTVASRIIAAIALIVTGILGDRNRQYEIAIAQQQVQLQSQQELARVREDFASTLTHDLKTPLLGAIETLKAWEQGKFGTVTPTHHKILEKIIRSHQSRLQLVETLLDVYRNDTEGLQLQLAPVDLVTIAQAAIASLTDLAASRQIYINLGYGDSDFRRAMRVNGDALQLARVFTNLLTNGINHSRRGGKVEVVFESQTGYCLVKVLDNGLGITSEQLPHLFERFYQGHSDRQAKGSGLGLYLTRQIISARGGTIWAENRLPQGALFCFRLPALSVYT
- a CDS encoding response regulator transcription factor; translation: MSPSLRLLLVEDDELFRLGLEVKLQQESDIEIVAEAEDGETAVEMVQRHALDVVLLDVGLPGIGGVEACRQIKQQNPQLPVLVLTSHSQKSLIARLIAAGAAGYCLKGIAAETLILAIRSVAAGASWWDRTATTEIRTTFEHNPDTGEAIATPAESTLPLTQREREILALIAAGKSNQEIASTLYITPGTVRVHVHTIIQKLGVRDNFVKLR